GCTCCAGCGACTCCAAGAAGATGAACAGCAGCACGCAACAACTGCTGATGATGATGCCGCCGCCTACTGCTGCCAACTTGTCCAACGTGCTCCCGACGTTCATGTCGGCCACTGGCGTCGGCGGCTTCGAGCTCCCCAGCAGTGACCACCACTCCCTGCCCTTCGCGCCCTTGTCGCTGCCGTCCAATCCCGGCACGACGCCGTCATCGTTCCTGGACCTCCTGCCATTTCtgccgacgccgtcgtcgtTTGGTGCGATGATGCTGCAGCATGGGCCTGGGATgactggtgctggtggtgggctCCAGCAGCAGTGGCTGCCGTCGTCACAGCATGGGAACGACGGTAGTTTATTTGCTGCTGGTGGATCGTCGGCAGCAGCTTCAGTGCAggagccgcagcagcagcaggaggaggttggtggtggtgatggtggcagtgctgctgatgctgcgggtaacgacgacgacgacatgggcggcggcggcggcgcatctgCAAGCATCATCAGCACCTACTGGAGCAGCTCTCACATTTGATCATGCATATGTTCCTTAAAATAATTAGTTTTTCATCATCAACTGCATGCGTTAATTAGTTTAGTTTGCATAATCAATCCATCTACCATGCACTATTTCCAGTGGATATTTGAATGGCAAATCAATTTGAATGTTTGACTCATTTCATGAAAAATACAAGGACGACACCATCCGTTTTGCATGCCCTCGATCGGAaactgttcgcttcagcttataagccgactgaaaagctgaaacggctgatttgttgtgagaggaaaacactgtttggtggctgataagccgactgaataagctaaagcgaacatATGGAAGGTACTAACCCAACGCCAAGAGCGGCTACTTAATTCGAGGATGCATGGGAAGAACCCTAGTCACCAATGCAACAAGAAACTTGAGCTACTTAATTATTCCTGGTGGTGACCCCACCCAATGCAAATGCAACTACTGATGTATACATACATGCATGGCGTGGCGTGCAGTGGTCATCTATCTATTTTATACAATCATCAAAAGGGGAGGATCCATCAGAGACAGGAAAGCAAAAATGAGAATCAGTCACTGTGAGCCTCTTCCTGTACCACGTCATGGCCATGAGCCCACAATTCATGGTTCAAAGCTAAGGAGTACCAGATGTTCGGACGCTTTTCGAGTACTTTGTACAGTCAAACGGTCCAACATCCTGCGCTTTCCGTTTAACCTGCAGTGGCAGATGACATGCATTTCCATCAGTTGAGCACTACATTCAGCCTCAACCATGCCTTTTTGGCAAACCAAGTTATTATCTTGGGAATTCATCAAATTGTATGTATACTTAAAGATGCAATATTTAGGGGTAAGTTTCTCACATGTGCAACATCTTGGCTTACTGAACAATAAAGTACCACTAAATGCATCTTGAGAAACCATGTCTCAGAATTTCTAATTACAGAGGAGCATACCGGTGACCACGGACTGGGTTCTGGAGCAGTCTTGTCGGGAGGAGAATTTTGCACAGCACCAGTCTTTTGTTCCAAAACTTCCTGAAAAGAATATATTCACCATTTCACAGTCAGATGCCAAATTTTGTCAAAATTTTCGAAATACAAGTTGCAGATTGCACCAGGTTCCTAGTTATATTCCGTTCTCAGCTGTTTTGCGCAAAATACAAGCAAAAAATCATTGGTGCACTAGATTTCTCTTGTTCCAGCAGATTACCCATCCACTTGTTTGTAAATTGTAACAGGTTCCACTATATTATATGAGCAACATACCACAGGAGGTATGGATTAGTGTCTGAGCATAAAAAGCATGCAGCAATAACATGCACCAAAATATCAAGACAACAAAATGGAAGCTGGCATTTGCTCTGTACTAAAGAATTATATGGACATGAGCATGGTAGCAACTTATGAAAATAAAGGTGAAAAGCTTACCTGCCCACGAGCCTCCATGACAGCAAGCCATTCTTCTGTAAACGGTACCAAGTTCTTCAGATGATCTTTAAGGATTGTATTTGTCCGTGATCTGTCCAGTGCCTTAACGTTTCTGTAAAAGATTATAAATAAACATCTTCAATGCACTGTTAAGTCAATTGACTGTATGCAGTCAAATATTCAACAGACATACTCTATTTGTGATGCACCCTCTAGAGCTGACAACTTGTCTGCGTTAAGCACCATTTTGTCTTCCATGTTTGGTTCTACTGATAAAGCATGTTGCCTTTCCACACAAGGTGTAGGTGCTTCCAGTTTCATAGGAGAAGGCTCTGTGCTCATGTAATTGTGGTTATGCTCACGCTCCACATGTAACGACAGAGTTTCCTCAACAGTTGGTGCATTATTTGTTTCAAGCTCTATTTCACCTTCAGCATTTGGTTCTTCTGATGAAGCAGGTTTAGATTCATTACACAAAGAATCACCAAAATCTGAATTACAGTCAGCTAGAGCTGGTGTTTTGCCTTTTGAACTACCACAACATGGCGCCTGATCCGCACATACTGTAGATTCCACTGATTCCATTAAAACAGCACATTCAGTATTCTGGTGATTGTGGGAATCAAATCCTCGCGATAAATCAAGACCTGGAGTGCAACTTTCACCTTTGGACAAAGAAATTGCAGTTGTGGTCTCTTCAACACAAGAGTTTCCCA
This genomic window from Setaria viridis chromosome 8, Setaria_viridis_v4.0, whole genome shotgun sequence contains:
- the LOC117833159 gene encoding dof zinc finger protein PBF-like, with product MPRPQQEQALNCPRCQSTNTKFCYYNNYSVTQPRYLCKACRRYWTKGGTLRNVPVGGRCRKKKQNPSAPSASSSSSSDSKKMNSSTQQLLMMMPPPTAANLSNVLPTFMSATGVGGFELPSSDHHSLPFAPLSLPSNPGTTPSSFLDLLPFLPTPSSFGAMMLQHGPGMTGAGGGLQQQWLPSSQHGNDGSLFAAGGSSAAASVQEPQQQQEEVGGGDGGSAADAAGNDDDDMGGGGGASASIISTYWSSSHI